One genomic region from Streptomyces sp. NBC_00582 encodes:
- a CDS encoding alpha/beta fold hydrolase: protein MPSQESRPTIHIPGTTSHTIAPRAGHSREGTLRYLKAGSGAPLVLLHTVRTQAEHFRLLIPMMANQYTVYALDLPGMGYSEIVPGASYDEPAMREGVKRLLTQLDLHDVTLVGESMGAVLALTTAADLPERVRRVVAVNAYDFRGGIARSGLLARVVVSGVLAPGVGPVIAGVEPKPALTKIFQGGLGDKSALREDYVDELLQVGRRTGYPSVARGVYQALPSLIAARSRYPEVKAPIHFVYGEKDWSRPSDREANEQLLPAADFIHVPKAGHFIALERPDVLADVLNAVG from the coding sequence ATGCCCAGCCAGGAATCACGTCCCACGATTCACATCCCGGGGACCACCAGCCACACCATCGCCCCGCGCGCGGGACACAGCCGCGAGGGAACGCTGCGCTACCTCAAGGCGGGCAGCGGAGCTCCCCTGGTCCTGCTCCACACGGTGCGCACCCAGGCCGAGCACTTCCGCCTCCTCATCCCGATGATGGCGAACCAGTACACGGTGTACGCCCTCGACCTGCCGGGGATGGGCTACTCGGAGATCGTGCCCGGCGCCTCCTATGACGAGCCGGCCATGCGCGAGGGCGTCAAGCGGCTCCTTACCCAACTCGACCTCCACGACGTCACGCTGGTCGGAGAGTCCATGGGGGCGGTGCTCGCCCTGACCACCGCGGCCGATCTCCCCGAGCGCGTCAGACGCGTCGTCGCAGTCAACGCCTACGACTTCCGCGGCGGGATCGCCCGCTCCGGCCTCCTCGCCCGCGTGGTGGTCAGCGGTGTCCTCGCCCCCGGGGTGGGCCCGGTGATCGCCGGGGTGGAGCCCAAGCCCGCGCTCACCAAGATCTTTCAGGGCGGCCTGGGCGACAAGAGCGCCCTGCGCGAGGACTACGTGGACGAGCTGCTCCAGGTGGGCCGACGTACCGGCTACCCGTCCGTCGCCCGTGGCGTGTACCAGGCCCTGCCCAGCCTCATCGCGGCCCGCTCCCGGTACCCCGAGGTCAAGGCTCCCATCCACTTCGTCTACGGGGAGAAGGACTGGTCCCGGCCCTCGGACCGGGAGGCCAACGAGCAGCTGCTGCCTGCCGCCGACTTCATCCACGTGCCGAAGGCCGGCCACTTCATCGCCCTCGAACGCCCCGACGTACTGGCCGATGTGCTGAACGCCGTCGGGTGA
- a CDS encoding SDR family NAD(P)-dependent oxidoreductase: MHGLRDPLPAVPDELADQSSPCAAEAAATACPCWPQSAALKRGRIINISSVPGFLPQPFMAVCTASKHAIEGYSESLDHEIREHGIRSILAQHAYTRTGFEANSTKPDIPLHAYAKQRQTVDRGLAEATRNGDAPAVVAKAIGRPAKTVRWALANHPRRREPAAAWVAEWSGAEQGRRG, encoded by the coding sequence ATGCACGGGCTGCGGGATCCTCTTCCGGCTGTCCCGGACGAGCTTGCCGATCAGTCATCGCCCTGTGCTGCGGAGGCTGCCGCGACGGCATGTCCCTGCTGGCCTCAGAGCGCCGCTCTGAAGCGCGGCCGCATCATCAACATCTCGTCCGTACCCGGATTCCTGCCCCAGCCGTTCATGGCCGTCTGCACCGCCTCCAAGCACGCGATCGAGGGCTACTCCGAGTCCCTGGACCACGAGATCCGCGAACACGGCATCCGGTCGATCCTCGCCCAACACGCCTACACCAGGACCGGGTTCGAGGCCAACAGTACGAAGCCGGACATCCCGCTGCACGCCTACGCGAAGCAGCGGCAGACCGTCGACCGCGGGCTGGCGGAGGCGACCAGGAACGGCGACGCCCCTGCCGTCGTCGCCAAGGCGATCGGACGTCCGGCGAAGACCGTGCGGTGGGCTCTGGCGAACCATCCGCGCAGGCGGGAGCCGGCGGCAGCCTGGGTCGCTGAGTGGTCCGGAGCGGAACAAGGCCGCCGAGGATGA
- a CDS encoding M4 family metallopeptidase, with protein MTMVAAGAMIALLGTALPAAGAPLTAGDADRSPRQIAAEPRPGARAVQLPSGERAKMLKAAADGGSATARSLGLGKQEKLIPKDVVKDADGTVHTRYERTFAGLPVLGGDLVVHERGESSSVTKASQAAISVPTTDAAFSAAKAEKSALAAAEQQDTGKATVKQEPRLVVWAGDGEPKLAWENVVTGVREDGTPSRLHVLTDAGNGSRLMSHEEVQTGEGISRYNGRVQVASVRSADHFELTDSQRGGHQTYDAAGTYGKGALVTDDDDVWGDGTAANGQTAAVDAAYGVAKTWDFYHDRFGRNGIADDGRGAYSRVHFGVGYANAFWLDECFCMTYGDGRTNDRPVTELDIAGHEMTHGVTSATAGLLYSGESGGLNEATSDILGTAVEFFANSAADVPDYRIGELIDLRGTGEPLRHMDQPSKEINPAGTSQDYWTTQTKKLDPHFSSGVGNHFFYLLAEGSGKKTINGIAYDSPTYDGLPVSGIGLQNATNVWYRALTRYMTSTTDYAGARTATLQAAADLFGVSSDAYEAVGNAWAAVAVGPRYVNHIAAKPLSTRAVAVGQAVTRQVEATTTRPGGLTYSATGLPTGLSIDPSTGLISGTPTAAGAFDTSVVIRNSAAETLTLPFVWTVYASGGGYFTNPNRYDIPNWATIESPITVTGHDGNAPGDLKVTVDLVHDFIGGQVISLVSEDGTVLLVKDFVWDTGTELHKTFTVDASAIPADGTWKLRVTDNTPGIFTVDPGYLDSWSLTF; from the coding sequence ATGACGATGGTCGCCGCCGGCGCGATGATCGCACTTCTCGGGACGGCGCTCCCCGCCGCCGGCGCCCCCCTGACGGCGGGCGACGCGGACAGATCACCGCGGCAGATCGCAGCGGAACCCAGACCCGGCGCCAGAGCGGTCCAACTCCCCTCGGGGGAGCGCGCGAAGATGCTCAAGGCGGCGGCCGACGGGGGCTCCGCAACGGCCCGTTCACTGGGACTGGGCAAGCAGGAGAAGCTGATTCCGAAGGATGTCGTCAAGGACGCCGACGGCACCGTCCACACCCGCTACGAGCGCACCTTCGCCGGACTGCCCGTTCTAGGGGGCGACTTGGTGGTGCACGAGCGCGGCGAGTCCAGCAGTGTCACCAAGGCGTCGCAAGCGGCGATCTCCGTCCCGACGACCGACGCGGCCTTCTCCGCCGCGAAGGCGGAGAAATCGGCCCTGGCCGCCGCGGAGCAGCAGGACACCGGCAAGGCCACCGTGAAGCAAGAACCCCGGCTGGTCGTATGGGCGGGAGACGGTGAGCCGAAACTGGCCTGGGAAAACGTTGTCACCGGTGTGCGGGAGGACGGCACCCCGAGTCGTCTGCACGTCCTGACCGACGCCGGGAACGGCTCCCGGCTGATGAGCCACGAGGAGGTCCAGACAGGCGAGGGGATCAGCCGATACAACGGCAGGGTCCAGGTCGCGAGCGTGCGGAGCGCCGACCACTTCGAACTGACCGACTCTCAGCGCGGCGGCCACCAGACGTACGACGCTGCCGGGACCTACGGAAAGGGCGCGCTGGTCACCGACGACGACGACGTCTGGGGCGACGGGACTGCGGCCAACGGCCAGACGGCGGCCGTGGACGCCGCCTACGGCGTGGCGAAGACATGGGACTTCTACCACGACCGGTTCGGCCGTAACGGCATAGCCGACGACGGCCGCGGCGCCTACTCCCGCGTGCACTTCGGCGTCGGCTACGCCAACGCCTTCTGGCTCGACGAATGCTTCTGCATGACCTACGGAGACGGACGCACCAACGACAGGCCGGTCACCGAACTCGACATCGCGGGCCACGAGATGACCCACGGCGTGACCTCGGCCACCGCGGGCCTGCTGTACTCCGGAGAGTCCGGCGGGCTGAACGAGGCCACCAGCGACATCCTGGGCACCGCCGTCGAGTTCTTCGCGAACAGCGCAGCCGACGTGCCCGACTACCGGATCGGCGAGCTGATCGACCTGCGCGGGACCGGAGAGCCGCTGCGCCACATGGATCAGCCCTCCAAGGAGATCAACCCCGCCGGCACCTCCCAGGACTACTGGACCACCCAGACCAAAAAGCTCGACCCCCACTTCAGCTCCGGCGTGGGCAACCACTTCTTCTATCTGCTCGCCGAGGGCAGCGGGAAGAAGACCATCAACGGCATCGCCTACGACAGCCCCACCTATGACGGTCTGCCGGTCTCCGGCATCGGTCTGCAGAACGCCACCAACGTCTGGTACCGGGCGCTGACCCGCTACATGACCAGCACCACCGACTACGCGGGCGCCCGCACCGCCACCCTCCAGGCGGCGGCGGACCTGTTCGGCGTCTCCAGCGACGCGTACGAGGCCGTCGGCAACGCCTGGGCCGCCGTCGCCGTCGGCCCCCGCTATGTGAACCACATCGCCGCGAAGCCCCTCTCCACCCGTGCCGTGGCCGTCGGGCAGGCGGTCACCCGGCAGGTCGAGGCGACGACGACCCGCCCCGGCGGGCTGACCTACTCCGCCACCGGTCTGCCCACCGGTCTGTCGATCGACCCCTCGACCGGACTGATCTCCGGCACACCGACCGCGGCCGGCGCATTCGACACGTCCGTCGTCATCAGGAACTCCGCGGCGGAGACGCTGACCCTGCCCTTCGTCTGGACCGTCTACGCCTCCGGCGGCGGCTACTTCACGAACCCCAACCGGTACGACATCCCCAACTGGGCGACCATCGAGTCCCCGATCACCGTCACCGGGCACGACGGGAACGCGCCCGGCGACCTGAAGGTAACCGTCGATCTGGTGCATGACTTCATCGGCGGCCAGGTCATCAGCCTGGTCAGCGAGGACGGCACCGTGCTGCTCGTGAAGGACTTCGTCTGGGACACGGGCACGGAACTGCACAAGACGTTCACGGTCGACGCGTCCGCGATCCCCGCCGACGGCACCTGGAAGCTCAGGGTCACGGACAACACCCCCGGCATCTTCACCGTCGACCCCGGCTACCTCGACAGCTGGAGCCTCACCTTCTGA
- a CDS encoding IS110 family transposase: MSTSGRRIWVGVDAGKGHHWAVAVDADGETLFSTKVINDEAQILTLIETARERAEEVRWAVDISGRASTLLLALLVAHGQQVVYVPGRTVNRMSGAYKGEGKTDAKDARVIADQARMRRDFAPLDTPPELVSTLRVLTNHRADLIADRVRLINRLRDLLVGICPALERAFDYSAAKGPVVMLTEYQTPAALRRIGVKRLTTWLERRKVRGAVDVAAKAVEAAQSQQLALPGEKRAAQLVCDLAHELLALDERIKDNDRKIRETFRTDDRAEIIESMPGMGPILGAEFIAIVGDLSGYRDAGRLASHAGLAPVARDSGRRTGNYHRPKRYNRRLRHIFYMAAQTAMMRPGPSRDYYLKKRAEGLLHTQALLSLARRRVDVLWAILRDKRLFTSAPPVTQAP, translated from the coding sequence TTGAGCACGTCTGGCAGGCGGATATGGGTCGGCGTCGATGCCGGCAAGGGGCATCACTGGGCGGTTGCGGTCGATGCCGACGGCGAGACGCTGTTCTCGACGAAGGTGATCAACGACGAGGCCCAGATCCTCACTCTCATCGAGACGGCCCGTGAGCGGGCTGAAGAGGTGCGGTGGGCGGTGGACATCTCCGGCCGGGCCTCCACCCTGCTGCTGGCCCTGCTGGTCGCCCACGGGCAGCAGGTCGTCTACGTCCCCGGCCGGACGGTCAACCGCATGTCCGGCGCCTACAAGGGCGAGGGCAAGACCGATGCCAAGGACGCACGTGTCATCGCTGACCAGGCCAGAATGCGACGGGACTTCGCCCCGCTGGACACGCCCCCGGAGCTGGTCTCCACCCTGCGGGTGCTGACGAACCATCGGGCAGACCTGATCGCCGACCGCGTCCGCCTGATCAACCGGCTTCGCGACCTGCTGGTGGGCATCTGCCCCGCGCTGGAGCGGGCCTTCGACTACTCCGCGGCCAAAGGCCCGGTCGTCATGCTGACCGAGTACCAGACCCCGGCCGCCCTGCGTCGGATCGGCGTCAAGCGGCTGACGACCTGGCTGGAACGCCGCAAGGTCCGCGGCGCTGTCGACGTCGCGGCCAAGGCCGTCGAGGCCGCCCAGTCCCAGCAGCTCGCGCTTCCCGGCGAGAAACGGGCCGCGCAGCTGGTCTGCGACCTCGCCCACGAGCTCCTGGCCCTGGACGAGCGGATCAAGGACAACGACCGGAAGATCCGCGAGACCTTCCGCACCGACGACCGTGCCGAGATCATCGAGTCCATGCCCGGCATGGGCCCCATCCTCGGGGCCGAGTTCATCGCCATCGTCGGGGACCTGTCCGGCTACCGCGACGCCGGCCGTCTGGCCTCGCACGCCGGCCTGGCCCCGGTCGCCCGCGACTCCGGCCGCCGCACCGGCAACTACCACCGGCCCAAGCGCTACAACCGGCGCCTGCGGCACATCTTCTACATGGCCGCGCAGACGGCGATGATGCGACCCGGACCTTCCCGGGACTACTACCTCAAGAAGCGGGCCGAGGGACTGCTGCACACGCAGGCCCTCCTCTCGCTTGCCCGCCGCCGGGTCGACGTGCTCTGGGCGATCCTGCGTGACAAGAGGCTGTTCACCTCCGCCCCACCGGTCACGCAGGCGCCTTGA
- a CDS encoding SDR family oxidoreductase, with product MTALKGAHVFVTGGSRGIGKALVEELYARGAGKVYATARDPRTVTHPDAVPVALEVTDPDSVAAAAAQAQDVTVLINNAGAAVGASFLDSPVDDVRREFETNFYGPLLLTRAFVPVIEGNGGGHILNVHSVLSWLALGNSYSASKAALWSQTNSLRLELQPRGIAVTGLHMGYVDTDLAAGVEAPKSDPRDIAALALDGIETGAYEVLADAITRQVRTGLAGDLAGLYPQLAK from the coding sequence ATGACCGCTTTGAAGGGCGCCCACGTCTTCGTTACCGGTGGCAGCCGGGGCATCGGAAAGGCGCTGGTGGAAGAGCTGTACGCGCGCGGTGCCGGCAAGGTGTACGCCACGGCCCGCGACCCGCGCACGGTGACGCACCCCGACGCCGTCCCGGTGGCGCTGGAGGTCACCGACCCGGACTCCGTGGCGGCGGCCGCCGCACAGGCGCAGGACGTCACCGTGCTCATCAACAACGCGGGTGCCGCGGTCGGCGCCTCCTTCCTCGACTCCCCGGTCGACGACGTCCGCCGGGAGTTCGAGACCAACTTCTACGGCCCGCTCCTGCTCACCCGGGCCTTCGTACCGGTCATCGAGGGCAACGGCGGCGGCCACATCCTCAACGTGCACTCCGTGCTGTCCTGGCTGGCCCTCGGCAACTCCTACAGCGCCTCCAAGGCCGCCCTGTGGTCGCAGACCAACTCCCTGCGCCTGGAGCTCCAGCCGCGCGGCATCGCCGTCACCGGACTGCACATGGGCTACGTCGACACGGACCTGGCAGCGGGCGTGGAAGCGCCCAAGTCCGACCCGCGCGACATCGCCGCACTCGCCCTCGACGGCATCGAGACCGGCGCGTACGAGGTCCTCGCCGACGCCATCACACGCCAGGTCAGGACGGGCCTGGCCGGAGACCTGGCCGGGCTGTACCCGCAGCTGGCCAAGTAG
- a CDS encoding dihydrofolate reductase family protein, whose translation MSELLVDFITSLDGHASGEGWPGFWGLEGPEYLAWLGEQPEATYLMGANTYRLMSGFAAGEVPKGQDEFRPEEEASVDELTQASKVVFSSSLEEPLTWANSTLVRDDAVEAVRAMKSSGSELLSTIGSLSLCRSLLRAGLVDRFRVVMFPVITGATGEERIYDGYPDVALEMIEHRTFDGRIQLVEYRPRVLEHPPLVVPA comes from the coding sequence ATGTCGGAGCTTCTCGTCGACTTCATCACCTCCCTCGACGGCCACGCATCAGGAGAGGGGTGGCCCGGGTTCTGGGGCCTCGAGGGCCCGGAGTACCTCGCATGGCTCGGCGAGCAGCCCGAGGCCACCTACCTGATGGGAGCGAACACCTACCGCCTGATGTCGGGCTTCGCCGCAGGCGAGGTCCCGAAGGGCCAAGACGAGTTCAGGCCCGAAGAAGAGGCGTCCGTCGACGAGCTCACGCAAGCCTCCAAGGTGGTGTTCTCCTCCTCACTCGAGGAGCCGCTGACGTGGGCCAATTCCACCCTGGTCCGCGACGACGCCGTCGAGGCAGTCCGCGCCATGAAGTCGAGTGGCTCGGAGCTCCTCAGCACGATCGGCAGCCTCAGCCTGTGCCGGTCCCTGCTACGAGCCGGACTCGTCGACCGCTTCCGGGTCGTGATGTTCCCAGTGATCACCGGGGCCACGGGCGAAGAACGCATCTACGACGGCTATCCGGACGTTGCCCTCGAGATGATCGAGCACCGCACCTTCGACGGCCGTATCCAGCTGGTCGAGTACCGGCCCCGCGTGCTCGAGCACCCGCCGCTCGTCGTCCCTGCGTGA
- a CDS encoding TetR/AcrR family transcriptional regulator, with product MSTEVKLSPRERLLEAAATLTYRDGVGVGVEALCKAAGVSKRSMYQLFQSKDELLAASLERRTSAYVAALLPAADDDRSPRERILHVFGQVESQSRAPEFYGCPFLAAQVELKDQSHPASRVAHAVKANLTSFFRAEAEQGGARDPGLLARQLSLVFDGGSARAGIGADELAGLITPTVVTLLDAAGVR from the coding sequence ATGAGCACTGAAGTGAAACTGAGCCCCAGGGAGCGGCTGCTGGAGGCGGCGGCCACACTCACCTACCGAGACGGTGTCGGCGTCGGCGTCGAGGCGCTGTGCAAGGCGGCCGGAGTGTCGAAGCGCTCCATGTACCAGCTGTTCCAGAGCAAGGACGAACTGCTGGCGGCGAGCCTGGAGCGGCGCACTTCCGCCTATGTGGCGGCACTGCTGCCTGCGGCGGACGACGACCGTTCGCCCAGGGAGCGGATCCTGCACGTCTTCGGGCAAGTGGAATCACAGTCGCGCGCGCCCGAGTTCTATGGCTGCCCCTTCCTGGCCGCCCAGGTCGAGCTCAAGGATCAGAGCCACCCGGCGAGCCGGGTCGCCCACGCGGTGAAGGCCAACCTGACCTCCTTCTTCCGTGCCGAGGCCGAACAGGGCGGGGCGCGCGATCCCGGTCTGCTGGCCCGGCAGCTCAGCCTGGTCTTCGACGGTGGCAGCGCCCGCGCGGGCATCGGAGCTGATGAACTGGCGGGGCTCATCACGCCCACGGTGGTCACCCTGCTCGACGCGGCGGGCGTGCGCTGA
- a CDS encoding CocE/NonD family hydrolase, producing MTAPGPSDGYDTVRWTAALPGANGSVGMTGASHFGTRWTAALSTCEWPCPYARAPSTPPRCSSGCAPGRTRIPPTPRSARSAA from the coding sequence GTGACCGCCCCGGGACCGAGCGACGGGTACGACACCGTACGGTGGACTGCCGCCCTTCCCGGCGCGAACGGCTCCGTCGGCATGACCGGCGCCAGCCACTTCGGCACCCGGTGGACGGCGGCGCTGTCCACATGCGAGTGGCCGTGTCCGTACGCGAGGGCGCCATCTACTCCTCCACGCTGCTCAAGCGGCTGCGCTCCGGGTCGCACAAGAATTCCACCTACACCGCGTTCCGCGAGGTCGGCCGCGTGA
- a CDS encoding Tn3 family transposase yields MSVREGAIYSSTLLKRLRSGSHKNSTYTAFREVGRVTRTVRLLRCLSDAPLHRRVTAATNKVESFNRFSQWVGLGNQGVLAEHERHRHALGELDVLGHVRSPESSTRPIVNDWLMLVQRWTAAQRAWLAAAAGACRP; encoded by the coding sequence GTGTCCGTACGCGAGGGCGCCATCTACTCCTCCACGCTGCTCAAGCGGCTGCGCTCCGGGTCGCACAAGAATTCCACCTACACCGCGTTCCGCGAGGTCGGCCGCGTGACCCGCACGGTGCGGCTGCTGCGCTGCCTCTCGGACGCGCCGCTTCACCGGCGGGTGACCGCGGCGACGAACAAGGTCGAGTCGTTCAACCGGTTCTCCCAGTGGGTCGGCCTCGGCAACCAGGGCGTCCTCGCCGAGCATGAGCGCCATCGACACGCTCTCGGCGAGCTCGACGTTCTCGGCCACGTCCGGAGTCCTGAGTCGTCGACCCGGCCGATCGTCAATGATTGGCTGATGTTGGTTCAGCGGTGGACAGCTGCTCAGCGCGCTTGGCTCGCAGCAGCTGCCGGCGCTTGTCGTCCCTGA